In Tachysurus vachellii isolate PV-2020 chromosome 7, HZAU_Pvac_v1, whole genome shotgun sequence, the DNA window acctccacatgtgtatgaaaatggccctgactccattcaagcccaggtttaaccctaacccaagccaagctagagctcagttctctcactgagcaaaaaatagaatataaaagggaaagttaagcactttatttaaacaaacaattttcacattttatttattttctcttattttgaaatgtagccctacttttatttatttaatgagagaacgttatacatatctacaatcatacatatgttcagttctatgttatgtgtcaataaatattgtcaaaaagtttttgaattgtactgaatttatttgatttcacaatcaggtattgattgcttgcagatgttgatacaactactaggctacataaatatatatcacactaactagttagacattaagatcttccggacctttgcttcaagaaattttctcttactggacctctttaaattttagttgaatacctctgctctaTGGGGTTTACTTACCACCCTTTCTCTGCTGAGCCTGGCTCTCTGCTGTGTTTCTCAGGCAGAGGGTGAATGTCACTTTGCTCTGCCaccactatatacatatatacagtatatacctacataattatttataagtgattattattaaactttgtGATTATTAGACTTTTGGACTTCACTGTGTATTCAgcattacattatacatttttaagttatttataaagtttaacAGACTTATGTAATAATCATTAAAGATGACTCGCatttttttatcaaattattAGTTTTGTTAAAGGCATCAATTGAACaatttgtaaatataattttttataacacagtaatatttgATGTGTATGAAAGAAATGTCAACAGCAAGTAAAAACAacatacagttgtgctcaaaagttggcataccttgggagaatttgcaagatgtgtaccattttataaagaaaacatgagtgagaaggcaaaacaaatttattttattgcttatagtactcaagttaatatgtaaggcataacagaatggcacaatcatcaaacaaaacataacaaaaaagaaaataagtaaataatcgCTGTTCAAAAGCTTGCATACATTTAGTACTAAATATGGTGTATTGCCCCCTTCAGCATtaatgatggcatgcagtcttttgtaataattgtgcattaaGTCTTTAATTCTCTCAGTTGGTATAGCTGttcattcttcttggcaaaatgtgTCCagttcctgtattttttttgggCTGCCTTGCACAAACTACACAATTGAGATCTCCCTaaagtggctcaatgatattgaTGTCAGGAGACAGTAATGGGCTCCaaaaccttcacctttttcacctGTCAATCCTGCCTCACACTTTGGATTATTGTCATTTTGGAACATCCGAGAGCTTTCCTTGTTCAGCTTTCATGCTGTACAATGCAAACTGTCTAGTATtgtctgataacatgctgcattcatcttgccattACGTTTTGCTAATTTCCTGTGCAACTGGAGCTCACTCcatagtgtttatggttgtgactataaagtaaaattttggtctaaatattaaatattagagTTTTTATGATAATTCACTAGGAAATCAATATCAGATGGTTAAAACAGAAAAGTTTCATCAACCGAAATAGCACAATATCGTGATCACTTAtcctataaataataaacaatctgTTACAGAtggaaatcaataaaaaaaattccgcATAATTATAggtatatttgatattatttacagtTATGAACAATTACACAATGTATGCTTAATATCATCTATAAGCCATCCATCAGCCATAAGTCACATTAAGCTCCTCTTTACTGAATCATAACAAAGTTTttcaaacagatttttttcaacCACATTAAACCTTTGGGCttaatttttaatcatgtttaaagaaatacatttgaaCCAATTCAATGTGCAGCAAAGTTACCGGAAGAGACAAACAGGAGGCTTCTGTAGAAAAAAGGTGTGACTAATGAAAAGTTATCACGTGacaaaaatgaaactaaaagtGCTGACTTAGACAAAGAAGCTTCTAGCGTCGTCTTACGATACACTGACTATTAGGGAAAATGCTTTGGTGTGTGACTCTTATTCTTGTCAGCTTTACTGAATCTCGATCAGGTatgaaaactgtgtgtgtgtgtgtgtgtgtgtgtttgtgtgtgtgtgtgtgtgtgtgtggagtgacaatattaaaaatgataccGTTTACTTGAAGGCACAATTTATGTcacattttaaatagaaaaacaaagtTCATCTGCAGTTGAATTTCCTGTCTTTCAAGTTACAACCCTGACATATTTTAATCTCAATAGAAATTCACCATTTGCTATTTCACTTCCTCTGGCGTCGCGTACAGAGCCTGACAAAGCTACATAAATGTGATCACAATTCCTTTTGCATTTGCGTTTCCAACATCTGCacgtaaataaattattatggGGGGGTTATATTATGTCATTCATGGTCAAGCGCCTCGTGGTCAGTGAACAGGACAGAACACGTGTGAATTATTTCTCTACTGATTACCTCTTACTGTAAAGACATAATTTTAGACAGGTTAAGTGAGTTTGTGGTCTTAATAaatagcaacaataataatgttgttttcACCAACCTCAGAGAAGTGAATGAAAGGCTTTCTGTCTGTATTCAATAACAAAAAAGTTAACaacaaaatctaaatgtttGTTCTCCAAAAAAACCTGATTAGCTGCACTGTAAGTGGTGGAAGTATAATCTCTCTGGATTGTAACCAGTTCTGTACATCTCTCTGAAATGGTTTTACCAATGCACACAGAAAGAAAGGTCTAAACTTTCAATATTagttttacaattttacacaatttataatatattaatacacaatTATTCACCTCAAGATTgaattttagttttaaaaactTGTTTCTGGGATAAATCTCATTTAAGTTAACTTTCTTAGTCTTTGTAGGAAGAGGAGTAGATGGATATATTTTAATAGGGTTTGGGTAAAATGCTTGTAAAAGATTTAATACAActctatttgtatattttttatcacaAAAGTACTGGGAAAACCTTGGAGTACTCTATCTTTAACCATTAGTTACCGACAGACAATATACTGTTTTAAGAAAATAgcacactggtagacacgggcaagagtaaaaaggttcacaatGTATTTGTGATGTTGCACAACAGGACCCAACGCTCCTCAtgtataaaattgtattttatacaatattttatacaaacaatctctggtaataacaatttctagtcacaacCAACTTCTGGTCCTgcacacagaaggtcagaacttCACAAACAGCTTCTTAATAAAAATGTCCATCACAATACCAAAAATAATGACTATTTTGGATGAAGGACtttaacaattttaattttaaacatcatttataATCTTGAAATTAATTGGATTTATACTCCATCTACATATTTTTAATTAGGTccacttttaatttaaaattgactctatttattcattttatcatACATGTTTATTAGTAAGGAGAAGGCTGGGTAAACTATCTATCTTAGACAGAAGGATCTTGCCAAAAATTGTAAGATCTCTCTTAATTTGAATGTTGTATTAAGACTTTAGTTTCACATCTCACATATGACTAGATTCAACATTAAACCTGAATCTTTAGAAAATTGTTTAACAGAATGCAGAGCTAATGGTATttgatgttaatttttttagaaataaagttGTCCTCTGTAAACTGCGTTATTATTTGTCTATCTAACACATTTAGCCCTTCAAtgccattattttttatcagtatGGATAGCAGTTCTGCAACCATTATAAATAATAGTGATGAGTTACCGCAATCTTTACAAATTCCTCTTGTAATTAGAAATCTTGGACAGGCTCAATGACCAAGAGCTACAGAGCTATTGGTATCATTATATAACTTcttatgaaatgaataaaacacaccgagttaaagagtaaataaaaactgCACGTATTCTGTTCGGAACAAAGGTTGACTGTGAATGACATCACTGCAGATACAAAAAGGCCTCATAATATAATCCACACCCACAATAATGACTGACAGGTTGACGTGGAGATATTGGAAACGCAAATGTAAAGGGAATTGTGATTATATTTAAGTTTTGGCAGGCGGAAGTGAAATAGCAAATGGGGAATTGCTATTGGGATTAAAATATAGCAGGCTTGTATCTCGAAATTGTACATTGTACCTTCACGTAAACAGAAATGCAAACGGTTTGAATTATGTGGCTGTTTTTACAACGACAAGTAAGAAACGCAATTGCAAATATTATTTGCTATTCCTTTTTAATATTGTCCAAAAAATcactgcatatgtgtgtgtggctgtttaATAGAATTTTAAGCTCGTTTTATCAAATCTGATATTTTgtgcttatatttttattgagtCGTATGTGAAGATTCTCAGTCATCCATGTGAGGTTATCTGGAAGTTGAGTCATGTCAAGTGGACTTCTTTCTAATTAGATCACAACGTTTCACTGCTCATCTGAGTAACTTCATTAGCCTGAGGGAAGTTTGCAGGAAATTAGAAAGAAGTCCAGTTGATATATTGATATGACTCCAGGCTCAACTACCAAACTCTGAGTCATATGTACATTTAGTTAGAACATTTGTCTTTGTGAAAGCTGATTTCTGGAGTGACACATGGCAACTTAAAGATCTTTAAATAGAAATTCTTCTATGTGAAAAATGACATAGGCCACCACTTGGCAACATGCTGCAGATGTACAAAGCACatagaaatgtataaaactAATGCATTAAACTGGCAGTATGCTCAGAGAGGCTCAGAAACAGCATCTGCAAATTCTTCCACATACTGCACACATTAACAAACTTGAAGCCACACCGACTGCATGTAGAAAAACGCTGTAATCTGAGAAAACATCAGAACCACTGCAATAAACTGAAAACACAGCATACAATggaaaatggaaatggaaatgttttaaaagaacATGTGCTATCAAGTTGCCTTCAAGTAGTATATAATTATTCTACATCCCATTTCTGGTCATAATACAAGCATCATGTGTAAATGCTTTGTTGTTGTAAAGTACATAAAACCTGCACAACGCCAGGTTTATTCATacatattttcttctcttttttaacttttatattaACAAAGCACAAATTATTTAGGTACCTTGCTAAcgataaaattattttcttgtttatatacataaatgaaAATGACCAAAATGGCGAGTTCTTACAATTAAAGAGTTTAAGTaagattaacatgttcacatacagtaaagtgcatgtgtgcaaccTTGTTCAAATAGTGCAAGACCtgagacagtgcaaacagacaatacaatacacttcCTGGTGGGGAAATTCTTATTTACAATAATTCCTATAGCCCTTGAAGACAGCATAACTACTTGGCAgagcattttaattattttattttatatatgtattttactaaattcatttgttgatttatatCTAATTTACATCAGAACATCATTCATCCACCAGAACAGTGTGACTCTGATAACTGCCTGTTGGAAACTACTAACATGTATTTAACTTTAATGTTTGCCATTAATGACCTGTATTTCTTTAATGTGaccttaaatgttttttgtaatacataaatattatatatattttgtctgacaaaaacaagtgtttttctgtaaaaatatgtaaaaacttgcttctatatttaaaaataatgtatacaattaaataaagtcaGTCATGTTACATGCACAGAATATAGTGATATATTGTATTTGCTCTTTATTACAGAGAGTTTACAGGTTATTGGTCCAGAAGCTCCTCTTGTTGCTGTAGCTGGTGAAGATCTGGTTCTGCCCTGTTTTATCAAACCCAACACCAGTGCTGTGGACATGACAGTGGAGTGGATGAGAATAGAGGAAGTGGCTTCATTAGTGCATCTCTATAGGGATCATCAAGACAGAAATGAAGATCAGGTGCAGTCCTATAGAGGAAGAACATCACTGTTTAAAGAGGAGCTACAGAAAGGCAACGCTTCACTCAAACTCTCAGATCTCAGAGTCTCTGATGAAGGAGAATACAAGTGTCTTGTTGAGGACAAACGAGTTTTGTTCTGGTACGATGACATCATTGTGAAGGTCATTGTCGAGGGTAAGATCAATTTCTGTGATGAAGGTTTCACAAAATTACAGAAAAACTGAATTTTGCTTTGTCTTGGTTTTAGTATTTAGTGTTGGACCTCTGTTGGGAAGATTTAATTactgatgtttattattattgatgttttcttttctaattgATGTTTATTACTGTCCTTTTGCATCATTAAaatctaatattatttttttctttattgcctTTAGCTCAGGGAAGCCACCCAGTGATAATGATGGAGAGTTATGATAACTCAGGAGGGATTAATCTAGTGTGTGAGTCCAGAGGCTGGAAACCTGAACCTGATGTTCTGTGGCTGGACAGAGAAGGAGTCACTCTGACTGCtgaagatacacagatacacagagacactgagggCTTCAGTGTGAAAAGCCACATCACTGCTTATGATTATAgcgactctaacaggttttacTGCAGACTTCAGCAAAAACATCACATGATGGAGACAGAGATTATCATCAATAGTAAGTTACTGTGAATGTAAAACTTTTACACTTAAGTTAGATTGTTACATTCTACTGTAATCATTacagattaaaataattaataatgacacATGAGCTTGATGAACACCATTTATGCATCTGAACTtacatgttatttttattttatctattaacTATTAAATTGAATGGTTTAAAATATGTGATGTGTTAAATGTGGGTTTATTTTAGGTAAAGTCTTTCATGCTTGGAAGTGGATTGTTGGGATTTCAGTTTCAGCATGTCTTATTGCTGTTGGATTGATCGTAACTGCAGTTGTTTGTCACAAGAAAGGtaaaatttaat includes these proteins:
- the LOC132848853 gene encoding butyrophilin subfamily 1 member A1-like; amino-acid sequence: MLWCVTLILVSFTESRSESLQVIGPEAPLVAVAGEDLVLPCFIKPNTSAVDMTVEWMRIEEVASLVHLYRDHQDRNEDQVQSYRGRTSLFKEELQKGNASLKLSDLRVSDEGEYKCLVEDKRVLFWYDDIIVKVIVEAQGSHPVIMMESYDNSGGINLVCESRGWKPEPDVLWLDREGVTLTAEDTQIHRDTEGFSVKSHITAYDYSDSNRFYCRLQQKHHMMETEIIINSKVFHAWKWIVGISVSACLIAVGLIVTAVVCHKKELQRQRLSVEYELLKKKQYAVDVTLDPDTANPYLILSADGKQVTRGDTQQNLPDTPQRFEYPCVLGKQSFSSGRFYYEVKVSGKTDWTLGVVRENINRKWWIIKTPQDGFWTVWLNNENQYKALAGPSVPLTLREKLEVVGVFVDYEEGLVSFYDVKSRSHIYSFTGQTFTKKLYPYFYPGFNEGGKNSAPLIISPVFKTE